Proteins co-encoded in one Juglans regia cultivar Chandler chromosome 16, Walnut 2.0, whole genome shotgun sequence genomic window:
- the LOC108985102 gene encoding protein ROOT PRIMORDIUM DEFECTIVE 1 has translation MIMRTHIINFITKHPHQPSMGVRSKVTSSQYVASRARDPVFEKLMDKYKHLVKVIAIQDLILANPKNECVSLDFLSRLSQRLHLNRGAPAFLRKYPHIFHIFYNPTKSQPFCRLTDAAFEISCLEAEVINASLPLVVDRLLRLLSMCQSKMLPLRAIFKVWRELGLPDDFEDSVIARNSHLFQLCDAHEPSTHILKLADVSPSCRYVAAAENWRVGECCKQDCSVDRMELRYSFKHGYPPGMKLSKNFRAKVKQWQRLPYVGPYEEMGEERAKAGMMTLEKRAVAIVHEFLSLTVEKMVEVEKISHFRKWFGIDLNIRDLFLDHPGIFYLSTKGKSHTVFLREAYERGCLIERNPVYNARRMLLDLVALGRRGLFTDE, from the coding sequence ATGATAATGAGGACCCACATCATCAATTTCATAACCAAACACCCCCACCAGCCTTCCATGGGTGTCCGGTCGAAAGTGACCTCTTCCCAGTATGTAGCATCAAGAGCTAGAGACCCTGTGTTTGAGAAACTGATGGACAAGTACAAACACCTTGTCAAAGTGATTGCCATCCAAGACCTCATCCTTGCAAACCCAAAGAACGAATGTGTATCTCTTGACTTCTTGTCCAGGCTCTCCCAAAGGCTCCACCTCAACCGCGGTGCCCCTGCCTTCCTACGCAAATATCCTCACATTTTCCACATTTTCTATAATCCCACCAAGTCCCAGCCCTTCTGTAGATTAACCGATGCTGCTTTTGAGATCTCGTGCCTTGAAGCAGAGGTTATTAATGCTTCGTTGCCACTTGTTGTTGACCGTTTGTTACGGCTTCTGTCAATGTGCCAATCCAAAATGTTGCCACTTCGTGCCATTTTCAAAGTTTGGAGGGAACTTGGGCTTCCTGATGATTTTGAGGACTCGGTGATAGCTCGAAACTCTCATCTTTTTCAGCTTTGTGATGCTCATGAACCCAGTACGCATATCTTGAAACTGGCTGATGTGAGTCCTAGTTGTCGCTATGTGGCAGCAGCTGAGAATTGGAGGGTTGGGGAGTGTTGTAAGCAGGACTGCAGCGTTGATAGGATGGAATTGAGATATAGCTTTAAGCATGGGTACCCTCCAGGTATGAAGTTGAGCAAGAATTTTAGGGCCAAGGTTAAACAGTGGCAGAGACTGCCTTATGTGGGACCATACGAGGAGATGGGAGAGGAGAGGGCTAAGGCTGGAATGATGACACTGGAGAAACGGGCTGTTGCAATCGTTCATGAATTCTTGAGCTTGACAGTGGAGAAGATGGTGGAAGTGGAGAAAATCAGCCATTTTAGGAAATGGTTTGGGATTGACTTAAATATTAGGGATTTATTCTTGGATCATCCGGGAATATTTTATTTGTCCACCAAGGGAAAGAGCCATACTGTCTTTTTGAGAGAAGCATATGAGAGGGGATGTTTGATTGAACGAAATCCAGTTTATAATGCCAGAAGAATGCTTCTTGATCTTGTTGCCTTGGGAAGGCGTGGTTTGTTTACTGATGAATGA